Proteins from a single region of Undibacterium sp. KW1:
- a CDS encoding ABC transporter ATP-binding protein yields MSLYQLLAQFIRQHWRQYISAGLMLFAVAVMTVLIPRRVGMIIDGMVAGRFDNTALMWELSWLLGMGLAIYFLRVGWRTQLFTASYQLGMQLRTRLYERLSVQGSRFFQQQRTGDLMALGTNDADAIELAAGEAALAGFDGSMTFALVIGMMLLGVDWRLALAALLPFPFMAWAFKHITHHIQDASRDSLDRFSKLNDQVQETLSGVRTLRALGLEQRSAAQFAELAENAAAASLNAQRWEAAYEPAVGLSLTAAGALTLGVGGYLVWHGEMSIGALTSFSMYLGQLIWPMFAAGWVLSLLERGKAAWARLEPVLTQELSVNDEGKLDTPPAGDLVVENVSFAYPGQTRPALQDISLRIAPGQTLGIVGPTGSGKSSVVRLLLRQIEAEQGQVAWGGHALADYKLQALRLSINWVAQEPFLFSASIADNISLSNPAASRAEIMKAAQLASVDDDIQRFPHGYDTLVGERGVTLSGGQKQRVAIARALLTASPLLLLDDALSAVDTQTETHILQHLAELRQEHPERSAVIVSHRLSAVLEANHILVLREGKIIEQGNHQTLLDMNGWYATQWRYQQLEASLDAA; encoded by the coding sequence ATGAGTCTGTACCAGCTTCTAGCACAATTTATCCGCCAGCACTGGCGCCAGTACATCAGTGCTGGCCTGATGCTGTTTGCCGTTGCCGTCATGACGGTCTTGATACCACGCCGTGTCGGCATGATTATCGATGGCATGGTGGCGGGACGTTTTGACAACACAGCCCTGATGTGGGAACTGTCCTGGTTGCTGGGCATGGGCCTGGCTATCTATTTCCTGCGGGTGGGTTGGCGCACGCAATTGTTTACCGCTTCTTATCAACTGGGCATGCAATTGCGTACCCGTTTGTATGAGCGTCTGAGTGTGCAGGGTTCGCGCTTTTTCCAGCAACAAAGAACCGGCGACCTGATGGCGCTGGGCACCAATGATGCAGATGCCATAGAACTGGCCGCAGGTGAAGCCGCTCTCGCCGGTTTTGATGGCAGCATGACCTTTGCCCTGGTGATAGGCATGATGCTGCTGGGTGTGGACTGGCGGCTGGCACTGGCGGCCCTGCTGCCCTTCCCTTTCATGGCCTGGGCCTTCAAGCATATTACCCATCATATACAGGATGCTTCACGCGATTCTCTCGACCGTTTCAGCAAACTCAATGATCAGGTGCAGGAAACCTTATCAGGAGTGCGCACCCTGCGAGCCCTGGGCCTGGAACAGCGCAGCGCCGCGCAGTTCGCCGAACTGGCAGAAAACGCTGCAGCGGCCAGCCTGAATGCGCAACGCTGGGAGGCAGCCTATGAACCGGCAGTGGGCCTAAGTCTGACTGCAGCTGGTGCGCTGACGCTGGGTGTCGGTGGTTACCTGGTCTGGCATGGTGAAATGAGCATCGGTGCCTTGACGAGCTTTTCCATGTATCTGGGCCAATTGATCTGGCCCATGTTTGCTGCTGGCTGGGTCTTGTCACTGCTGGAACGCGGCAAGGCCGCCTGGGCACGGCTGGAACCGGTATTGACGCAGGAACTCAGCGTCAATGATGAGGGCAAGCTGGATACGCCACCTGCCGGTGATCTGGTTGTAGAAAATGTCAGCTTTGCTTATCCTGGCCAGACCAGGCCAGCCTTGCAGGACATCAGCCTGCGTATTGCGCCGGGACAAACCCTGGGCATAGTCGGCCCTACCGGCTCAGGCAAATCCAGCGTGGTGCGCCTGCTGCTGCGCCAGATCGAGGCTGAACAAGGCCAGGTGGCCTGGGGTGGGCATGCGCTGGCAGACTATAAATTGCAAGCCTTGCGCCTGTCCATCAACTGGGTAGCGCAGGAACCGTTTTTATTCTCGGCATCGATTGCTGACAATATCTCGCTCAGTAATCCTGCTGCCAGCCGTGCCGAGATCATGAAGGCCGCACAACTGGCGTCAGTGGATGATGATATACAGCGCTTCCCGCATGGCTATGACACGCTGGTGGGCGAGCGTGGCGTCACCCTGTCTGGCGGCCAGAAACAGCGCGTAGCCATCGCCCGAGCCTTGCTGACGGCCAGCCCTTTATTATTGCTGGACGATGCCCTGTCAGCAGTCGATACGCAAACCGAAACGCATATCCTGCAACATCTGGCAGAGTTGCGACAAGAACATCCTGAACGCAGTGCCGTCATCGTCAGCCACCGTCTGAGTGCGGTACTGGAAGCCAATCACATCCTGGTATTGCGAGAAGGAAAAATCATAGAGCAAGGCAATCACCAGACCTTGCTGGATATGAATGGCTGGTATGCAACGCAATGGCGTTATCAACAATTGGAAGCAAGCCTGGATGCAGCCTGA
- a CDS encoding SpoIIE family protein phosphatase, with product MTKYSVIKLRAFQFTSITYRLVFACLMAAVVIYGGSYYQMRSLLQQVMTGWVKQIAMSKLDAIAAKHQSSLHLLAEQASRLVQTDERLYLADQNGLTVILPVSPYVSKIAISSDIKAKDQSFGWQVDTKGQSWQSIASDDELLKSCSVVNGQHYWSRHIRTQELVFCTGWFMHGQATQSIAILINMQPLLQDLQSNLHLIDEVDHSVQGHPYVKNQLTGNFMLRSEFIPQDISTRSAEGAGEGGSIHFKRQLQDMPLVYGFYFPEAEFQAYLGKYFMIMIFSMGKDMLLMCIAIALVSRQTTRSLRSLSKSTEEIAQGNLDTELTKIPRSDEVGRLSRSFRRMRDSLKLHILELQEATAARQRMESELAIAAQIQQAMLPSAEAAIDPRYSVSTLLQPARVVGGDLYDFFHVADERICMVIGDVANKGVPAALFMARTLSLMRTLAHQSSSPAALLFAVNRELAHNNPECRFVTMFFAMLDLKTGLLQYASAGHDAPLLFRDGQVSKLVLETGPALGLEEEASFPQFEIRLLAHDIVVMYTDGITEARNLDNEEFSEARLQTTITRQAPAFAADIIRCVTLAHQQFIAQAPQFDDLTLLSMQFHPQAKRRKPAFADWQISLNGQPLVYDQVRPCLAGLLQAQQVSEDVVDDLQLITEEVLVNVLTHGATDKDPASIRLDVHLQESAVVLDVTDNSHAYNPLHGVNEPDLEVDFADRPEGGLGLYLVSALADQIEYHYAHGQNNLHIRKFLVKP from the coding sequence GTGACTAAATACAGTGTGATTAAATTAAGAGCATTCCAGTTCACCAGTATTACTTACCGCCTGGTTTTTGCCTGCCTGATGGCGGCGGTAGTGATTTATGGTGGTTCTTACTACCAGATGCGTTCCTTGTTGCAGCAAGTCATGACGGGCTGGGTTAAGCAGATAGCAATGTCCAAACTCGATGCCATTGCGGCAAAACACCAATCCAGCCTGCACTTGCTAGCTGAGCAAGCCAGCCGCCTGGTGCAAACGGATGAGCGCCTTTATCTTGCCGATCAGAATGGTCTTACAGTAATTTTGCCGGTCTCTCCTTATGTCAGCAAAATTGCTATCTCTTCCGACATTAAAGCTAAGGATCAAAGCTTTGGCTGGCAAGTTGACACTAAAGGACAGTCCTGGCAAAGCATAGCGAGTGATGATGAATTGTTGAAATCCTGCAGTGTTGTTAATGGCCAGCATTACTGGTCCAGGCACATCCGCACTCAGGAGCTGGTTTTTTGCACTGGATGGTTTATGCATGGGCAAGCAACACAAAGCATTGCCATCCTGATCAATATGCAACCCCTGTTGCAAGATCTGCAAAGCAATTTACACCTGATTGATGAGGTCGATCATAGTGTGCAAGGTCATCCTTATGTAAAAAACCAGTTGACGGGCAATTTCATGCTGAGGTCTGAATTTATTCCCCAAGATATATCGACCCGGTCTGCGGAGGGTGCTGGAGAGGGTGGTAGCATACATTTCAAGCGGCAACTGCAGGATATGCCGCTGGTGTATGGCTTCTATTTCCCTGAAGCAGAGTTCCAGGCTTATCTTGGTAAATATTTCATGATAATGATTTTTTCCATGGGCAAGGACATGCTGCTGATGTGCATCGCCATTGCCCTGGTATCACGGCAGACTACCAGGTCCTTGCGCAGTCTCAGCAAAAGCACGGAAGAAATTGCCCAGGGCAATCTGGATACTGAACTCACCAAAATCCCCAGGAGCGATGAGGTAGGGCGGCTCTCACGTTCATTCCGGCGCATGCGTGATTCTCTGAAGTTGCACATACTGGAATTGCAGGAAGCTACAGCGGCCAGACAGCGTATGGAAAGTGAACTCGCCATCGCCGCCCAGATACAGCAAGCCATGTTACCCAGCGCAGAAGCTGCCATCGATCCGCGCTACAGCGTGAGCACTTTACTGCAACCGGCCAGGGTAGTTGGCGGTGACCTGTATGATTTTTTCCATGTGGCAGATGAGCGTATCTGCATGGTGATAGGTGATGTCGCCAACAAGGGGGTGCCAGCTGCCCTGTTCATGGCGCGTACCCTGAGCCTGATGCGTACACTGGCACACCAGAGCAGTTCACCGGCGGCCTTGTTGTTTGCCGTGAACCGCGAACTGGCGCACAACAATCCTGAATGCCGTTTTGTCACCATGTTCTTTGCCATGTTGGACCTGAAGACCGGCCTGCTGCAGTATGCCAGTGCGGGGCATGATGCACCGCTGCTGTTCCGCGATGGTCAGGTCAGCAAACTGGTGCTGGAAACCGGGCCGGCATTGGGGCTGGAAGAGGAGGCCAGTTTCCCGCAGTTTGAAATTCGCCTGCTTGCTCATGACATTGTTGTCATGTACACCGACGGCATCACCGAAGCCAGGAACCTGGACAATGAAGAATTCTCAGAAGCCCGATTACAGACTACAATTACCCGGCAGGCACCGGCATTTGCAGCAGATATTATCCGTTGCGTGACACTGGCGCATCAGCAGTTCATAGCGCAAGCCCCGCAGTTTGACGACTTGACATTACTAAGCATGCAATTTCATCCTCAAGCCAAACGACGCAAACCAGCTTTTGCTGACTGGCAGATCAGCCTTAATGGTCAGCCCCTGGTCTATGATCAGGTCAGGCCCTGCCTGGCAGGTTTGCTGCAGGCACAGCAGGTGAGCGAGGACGTGGTTGATGACTTACAGTTGATTACTGAAGAAGTATTGGTGAATGTACTCACACATGGTGCAACTGATAAGGACCCGGCATCCATACGGCTGGACGTGCATTTGCAGGAGTCTGCAGTGGTACTCGACGTGACTGATAATTCTCATGCCTATAATCCCCTGCATGGCGTCAATGAACCTGACCTGGAAGTGGATTTTGCCGACCGCCCCGAAGGTGGCCTTGGCCTGTATCTGGTGAGTGCCCTGGCAGACCAGATTGAATACCACTATGCGCACGGACAGAATAATTTGCACATACGTAAATTTCTCGTCAAACCCTGA
- a CDS encoding STAS domain-containing protein, giving the protein MLEISIDETQLPTATIDLSGSLDSSTAADLEQFFASSVSEEVKVLVMRMQDLNFISSEGLRVLAKIRKTMRSHGGTTYFVNLSRQVQKVFEIVRAAPLNEIFTSTAELDAYLAEMQRKAVDD; this is encoded by the coding sequence GTGTTAGAAATTTCCATCGATGAAACGCAATTGCCAACAGCCACCATAGATCTGTCAGGCAGTCTCGATTCCAGCACTGCAGCTGATCTGGAACAGTTTTTTGCCAGCAGTGTCAGCGAAGAAGTCAAGGTATTGGTCATGCGTATGCAAGACTTGAACTTCATTTCCAGTGAAGGTTTGCGGGTGCTGGCCAAGATACGCAAAACCATGCGCAGTCATGGTGGCACAACTTATTTTGTCAATCTCAGCCGCCAGGTGCAAAAAGTATTTGAAATCGTCCGTGCCGCACCTCTGAATGAAATTTTCACCAGTACTGCCGAACTTGACGCTTACCTGGCCGAGATGCAACGCAAGGCTGTTGATGACTAG
- a CDS encoding amino acid ABC transporter substrate-binding protein — MKLRCILQAGVFASAAILSQLSSADTLDRIKKSQTVNIAYRESALPFSYLSESKAPVGYTIDICKKMVDALKKELKLPQLKINFLPVTADNRIEAMTSGKADMECGSTSNTADRRKVVDFTIPHFFSTLRMMVKTSSGIKNWTDLKGKKVVFTKGTSTDKFILERDKVRALNMKLVEGKDHSDSFNMLETNQVDAFAQDEALLFGLKAKAKDPSKLTIVGDPLASEAYAIMLPKGDAAFKKFIDAEMARQMTDGEITKLHEKWFTKPIQPNNMNLAWPMGALLKETIRFPSDKVN, encoded by the coding sequence ATGAAATTGCGCTGTATTCTTCAGGCTGGCGTTTTTGCGTCTGCTGCTATTCTTTCCCAGTTGTCCTCTGCTGACACACTGGACCGTATCAAAAAAAGCCAGACCGTCAATATCGCGTATCGCGAGTCTGCCCTGCCTTTCTCTTATTTGTCAGAGAGCAAGGCACCAGTCGGCTACACCATAGACATTTGCAAAAAAATGGTTGATGCGCTTAAAAAAGAATTGAAATTGCCACAACTGAAAATCAATTTTTTGCCTGTCACGGCAGATAACCGCATCGAGGCCATGACATCCGGCAAGGCAGATATGGAATGTGGTTCAACCAGCAATACTGCCGACCGCAGGAAAGTAGTTGATTTTACGATACCGCATTTCTTTTCTACCCTGCGCATGATGGTCAAAACCAGTTCAGGCATCAAGAACTGGACAGATTTGAAGGGCAAGAAAGTCGTCTTCACCAAAGGTACTTCTACTGACAAATTCATACTCGAGCGTGATAAGGTACGCGCCCTGAACATGAAGCTGGTAGAAGGTAAAGACCACAGCGATTCTTTTAACATGCTGGAAACCAACCAGGTCGATGCCTTTGCCCAGGATGAAGCTCTCCTGTTTGGCCTGAAAGCCAAGGCCAAGGACCCATCCAAACTGACCATCGTTGGTGACCCGCTGGCTTCTGAAGCCTATGCAATCATGCTGCCCAAAGGTGATGCCGCATTCAAGAAATTCATTGATGCTGAAATGGCACGCCAGATGACCGACGGAGAAATCACCAAGCTGCACGAAAAATGGTTCACCAAACCGATACAGCCCAACAATATGAACCTGGCCTGGCCCATGGGTGCACTGTTGAAGGAAACCATACGTTTTCCTTCAGATAAAGTGAATTAA
- a CDS encoding amino acid ABC transporter substrate-binding protein: MLAQLSSAADTLERIKKTNTINIAFRETSLPFSYLSENKTPIGYSIDICAKFVDAIKKELKLPQLKINYIPVTSDTRMEAMTSGKADIECGSTSNNAERRTKVNYTLPHFFATIRMMVFADSSIKNWQDLKDKKVVVTKGTSTDKYLLERDKVRSLNMKMVESKDHIESVSMLENKQVDAFAQHDAILAGFKARSKLRDKLVIVGDPLSSEAYAMMLPKGDASFKKLIDMEMVRMMTDGELTRLYEKWFTKPVQPNGVNLALPMNVLLRETIRFPSDKVD; the protein is encoded by the coding sequence ATGCTGGCACAGTTATCCTCTGCAGCCGATACACTTGAGCGTATCAAAAAAACCAATACGATCAACATCGCATTCAGGGAAACCTCACTCCCGTTCTCTTATCTGTCAGAGAATAAAACACCTATCGGTTACTCGATTGATATCTGCGCCAAATTTGTGGATGCGATCAAAAAAGAATTAAAACTACCTCAGTTGAAGATCAATTACATCCCTGTTACTTCAGATACGCGCATGGAGGCGATGACTTCAGGCAAGGCAGATATTGAGTGTGGTTCTACCTCCAATAATGCAGAACGACGTACTAAAGTAAACTACACGCTGCCACATTTTTTCGCCACGATACGCATGATGGTCTTTGCTGATTCCAGCATCAAGAACTGGCAGGATCTGAAAGATAAAAAAGTAGTCGTGACCAAGGGCACTTCCACAGATAAATATTTGCTGGAAAGGGATAAAGTGCGCTCCCTGAATATGAAGATGGTCGAGAGCAAAGATCATATTGAATCTGTCAGCATGCTGGAAAACAAGCAAGTCGATGCATTTGCCCAGCATGATGCAATCCTGGCTGGTTTCAAGGCCAGGTCCAAGCTACGCGATAAACTCGTCATCGTTGGTGACCCGCTGTCTTCAGAAGCCTATGCAATGATGCTGCCCAAGGGCGATGCCTCTTTCAAGAAGCTCATTGATATGGAAATGGTGCGCATGATGACAGATGGTGAGCTGACCAGACTCTATGAGAAATGGTTTACAAAACCGGTGCAACCGAATGGTGTTAACCTGGCCCTACCCATGAACGTCCTGTTGCGTGAAACCATACGCTTCCCGTCGGATAAAGTCGATTAA
- a CDS encoding prolyl oligopeptidase family protein: MKPQLKLIAALCMVGASSLALAQAEDKHQWLEDVTGDKALSWVKDQNKVTRSKLDNDAGFAKLKADLQVVLDSKDRIPGIRKMGDAVYNFWMDAEHPRGVWRKTTLEEYKKAQPKWEVVLDVDALAKAENENWVYKASVCREPVYDRCLIELSRGGADAVVTREFDLASKSFVKGGFSLPEAKMNLDWVNKDTLFVATDFGAGTLTDSGYARVVKEWKRGTELSAAKTLFEGQKTDMAVGANSSDHKGIHRELVSRQITFYTSEQYLKEGDKLSKLEIPAKSNVSFFDKQAIITPREAWSVGGKTYASGSVLAIDFDAFMKGNREFTVLFEPSDTTSFTGATVTKNYLLLQTLDNVKSSLKEWKFDGNKWSSRQVSLPTLGAVGVSGIDAENSDDYLISYSDYLTPSVYMMAHAGNDKRELLKSAPSFFDASAYETVQKFTTSKDGTKVPYFIVRRKDMKFDGNNPTLLYGYGGFQISMTPSYSGGLGKSWLDKGGVYVVANIRGGGEFGPRWHQLALKENRQRAYDDFAAVAEDLIASKITSPKHLGAMGGSNGGLLAGVALTQRPDLFNAVVSQVPLLDMRRFNQLLAGASWMGEYGNPDVPAEWDYISKYSPYQNVKAGVTYPNVLFITSTRDDRVHPGHARKMAAKMMDQGHKNVWYYENIEGGHGGAANNAQRADMSAITYTFLWNMLKRDNDAVQVH; encoded by the coding sequence ATGAAACCACAATTGAAACTGATCGCCGCGCTGTGCATGGTAGGTGCAAGCAGCCTGGCGCTGGCCCAGGCAGAAGACAAACACCAGTGGCTGGAAGACGTCACCGGTGACAAGGCCCTGAGCTGGGTCAAGGACCAGAACAAAGTGACCCGCAGCAAGCTCGACAACGATGCAGGTTTTGCCAAGCTGAAAGCCGATTTGCAAGTCGTGCTCGATTCCAAGGACCGCATCCCCGGCATACGCAAAATGGGTGATGCTGTCTATAACTTCTGGATGGATGCAGAACATCCGCGTGGTGTATGGCGTAAAACCACGCTGGAAGAATACAAGAAAGCCCAGCCTAAATGGGAAGTGGTACTCGACGTTGATGCACTGGCAAAAGCAGAAAATGAAAACTGGGTTTACAAGGCCAGTGTCTGCCGCGAACCTGTGTATGACCGCTGCCTGATCGAGTTATCGCGCGGTGGCGCCGATGCGGTTGTCACCCGTGAATTTGACCTTGCCAGCAAATCCTTTGTCAAAGGTGGATTCAGCCTGCCAGAAGCAAAAATGAACCTGGACTGGGTCAATAAGGACACCCTGTTTGTCGCCACCGACTTTGGTGCTGGCACACTGACAGATTCTGGCTATGCACGCGTCGTCAAGGAATGGAAACGCGGTACAGAATTATCTGCGGCCAAGACCCTGTTTGAAGGCCAGAAAACCGATATGGCCGTGGGTGCCAATTCCAGTGACCATAAAGGCATACACAGGGAATTGGTGAGCCGTCAGATCACCTTCTACACGTCAGAGCAATATCTGAAAGAAGGCGACAAGCTGAGCAAGCTCGAAATCCCCGCCAAGAGCAATGTGAGTTTCTTTGACAAGCAAGCCATCATCACGCCACGTGAAGCTTGGAGTGTCGGCGGCAAGACTTATGCATCCGGCAGTGTGCTGGCCATCGATTTTGATGCGTTCATGAAGGGCAACCGCGAGTTCACGGTCTTGTTCGAGCCTAGCGACACGACCTCATTTACTGGTGCCACTGTCACAAAAAATTACTTGTTGCTGCAAACCCTTGATAACGTCAAGAGCAGCCTGAAAGAATGGAAGTTTGACGGCAACAAATGGTCTTCCCGTCAAGTGAGCCTGCCTACCCTGGGTGCAGTTGGTGTGAGTGGCATAGATGCAGAGAATTCTGACGATTACCTGATCAGCTATTCTGATTACCTGACACCCAGCGTGTACATGATGGCCCATGCCGGTAATGACAAACGTGAATTGCTGAAATCCGCACCAAGCTTCTTTGACGCCAGCGCCTATGAAACGGTGCAAAAGTTCACGACATCCAAAGATGGTACCAAGGTGCCTTACTTTATCGTGCGCCGCAAGGATATGAAGTTCGATGGCAATAATCCTACCCTACTGTATGGCTATGGCGGCTTCCAGATTTCCATGACACCTTCTTATTCTGGCGGCCTGGGCAAGAGCTGGCTAGATAAGGGCGGCGTGTATGTCGTTGCGAATATCCGTGGCGGTGGCGAGTTTGGCCCGCGCTGGCATCAACTGGCGCTGAAAGAAAACCGTCAGCGTGCCTATGATGACTTTGCTGCCGTAGCAGAAGACCTGATAGCCAGCAAGATCACCAGCCCTAAACACCTGGGTGCAATGGGTGGCAGTAATGGCGGCCTGCTGGCTGGTGTCGCCCTGACTCAGCGTCCTGATCTGTTCAATGCGGTGGTCAGCCAGGTACCCTTGCTGGACATGCGTCGCTTTAACCAGTTGCTGGCCGGTGCCTCATGGATGGGTGAATATGGTAATCCTGATGTGCCTGCCGAGTGGGATTACATCTCCAAATATTCACCTTACCAGAACGTCAAGGCAGGTGTGACTTATCCTAATGTGCTGTTCATCACTTCTACCCGTGATGACCGTGTACATCCTGGCCATGCACGCAAGATGGCTGCCAAAATGATGGATCAGGGTCACAAGAATGTCTGGTATTACGAAAACATAGAAGGCGGCCACGGTGGTGCAGCCAACAATGCCCAGCGTGCTGACATGAGTGCGATCACTTATACCTTCTTGTGGAATATGCTCAAGCGTGACAATGATGCGGTGCAAGTGCATTAA
- a CDS encoding HAMP domain-containing sensor histidine kinase — protein MTTRAEAEMGKFLLATYRLRILFRGVFLLLALATVGLALSVLQQEKQLSYNNYQSNFNKTRLQISATLRHPAGQLALLNPPADAKRASLRPLLLPYSAIDFDDQNKVQQAIAMSGCLVQYGNEGALCSGIGNNPWAGGFIYIAGNFNSSQLVSHKRGNESLTQAHRLKVSVSLRGQTYRWIAPFEEEIAPARQNQGVRGRWTGFNESEANKPNARPVKDFRGWAWQQAICNQADQDDNDADCQKNTFFSLRLPIPVLQEALFEKKRPVWPPQDLDKMEVSIAVLPPESDTALLDSKSTPTATPFSLKDLQDNLLPGETLRIRKRDAQDSKDSKDDLINLTGIVEQSDESWNIITRLIRRLPVDEYDVPLESRETISTPLANYEVLLKGDVRSVSKSLSVVASRVSWFVGAMLLALTLAWLLIEVSIIRRITLLTKRAVSLSKTMKGAGELEQFDISDLRSPDELGVLASCLHDLLRRVKEDVERETIRTEQEKEMWHAVGHEIMSPLQSLMALHGTADNQSNRYISRMQQAIRVLYGSASPSEAFQSTVLQVSEIDITLFLKNVADNAPMVDIPDVVYQGPDEVIMVKADEYSLEDVVTHVLRNAQRYRKTDSSISIRLQDSETAVTITIHNDGPHIAEDLIDKIFEYGVSDQHDSGANGNRGQGLFVAKTYMAKMGGTINVQNVDQGVSFVLTLQRGNP, from the coding sequence ATGACGACGCGGGCAGAAGCTGAGATGGGCAAGTTCTTGCTGGCGACTTACCGGCTGCGGATTTTATTCCGTGGCGTTTTTCTTTTGCTGGCGCTGGCGACCGTGGGCCTGGCGCTGTCTGTCCTGCAACAGGAAAAACAGCTCAGCTATAACAATTACCAAAGCAATTTCAATAAAACCCGTTTGCAGATATCCGCCACCCTGCGCCACCCTGCCGGGCAACTGGCCTTGCTGAATCCCCCAGCAGACGCCAAGCGCGCATCCCTGCGCCCGCTGTTGCTGCCGTATTCTGCGATTGATTTTGATGACCAGAACAAGGTACAGCAAGCCATCGCCATGTCTGGTTGCCTGGTGCAATATGGTAATGAAGGCGCACTCTGCAGCGGCATAGGCAATAACCCCTGGGCTGGCGGCTTTATTTATATAGCAGGTAACTTCAACAGCAGCCAGTTGGTGTCACACAAGCGCGGCAATGAAAGCCTGACCCAGGCACACAGGCTGAAAGTCAGCGTCAGCCTGCGCGGCCAGACGTATCGCTGGATAGCACCGTTTGAAGAAGAGATAGCGCCAGCGAGACAAAACCAGGGCGTGCGCGGGCGCTGGACTGGCTTTAATGAAAGCGAAGCCAATAAACCGAATGCCCGCCCGGTAAAAGACTTCCGTGGCTGGGCCTGGCAACAGGCGATCTGCAACCAGGCAGACCAGGACGACAATGATGCTGACTGCCAGAAAAATACTTTCTTCTCGCTGCGCCTGCCCATACCTGTGCTGCAGGAAGCCCTGTTCGAAAAAAAACGCCCGGTCTGGCCACCACAGGACCTGGACAAGATGGAAGTCAGCATCGCCGTGCTGCCACCTGAGTCTGACACTGCGCTGCTCGACAGCAAGAGCACGCCGACGGCAACCCCATTCTCCCTCAAGGATTTACAAGACAATCTCTTGCCTGGCGAAACTCTGCGCATACGCAAACGCGACGCTCAAGACAGTAAAGACAGCAAGGATGACCTGATCAACCTGACCGGTATCGTTGAACAAAGTGATGAATCCTGGAATATCATCACCCGCCTGATACGCCGCCTGCCTGTCGATGAATATGATGTCCCGCTAGAAAGCCGCGAAACCATCAGCACGCCGCTGGCGAATTATGAAGTCTTGCTGAAGGGAGATGTGCGCAGTGTCAGCAAGAGCCTCAGCGTGGTTGCCAGCCGGGTGTCCTGGTTTGTCGGTGCGATGTTGCTGGCGCTGACGCTGGCCTGGCTATTGATCGAGGTCAGTATCATCAGACGCATCACTTTGCTGACCAAACGTGCCGTGTCGCTATCGAAGACCATGAAGGGTGCGGGTGAGCTTGAGCAATTCGATATCAGCGATTTGCGCAGCCCGGATGAACTCGGCGTGCTGGCCAGTTGCCTGCATGATTTGCTGCGCCGCGTAAAGGAAGACGTGGAACGCGAAACCATACGCACTGAACAAGAAAAAGAGATGTGGCATGCAGTCGGCCATGAAATCATGTCACCGCTACAGTCTTTGATGGCCCTGCATGGCACGGCAGATAACCAGAGCAACCGCTACATCAGCCGCATGCAGCAGGCCATACGTGTGTTGTATGGCAGTGCTTCGCCGAGCGAAGCATTTCAGTCCACTGTCTTGCAGGTCAGTGAAATTGACATCACCCTGTTCCTGAAAAACGTGGCCGACAATGCGCCTATGGTGGACATACCGGATGTCGTCTATCAGGGGCCGGATGAAGTCATCATGGTCAAGGCCGATGAATATTCACTTGAAGATGTGGTTACCCATGTCCTGCGCAATGCCCAGCGTTATCGCAAGACTGATAGTTCTATTAGCATCAGGTTACAAGATAGTGAAACTGCCGTGACTATTACTATCCACAATGATGGCCCGCATATTGCCGAAGATTTGATCGACAAGATTTTTGAGTACGGCGTATCGGACCAACATGACTCGGGCGCGAATGGCAACCGTGGCCAGGGTCTGTTTGTGGCAAAGACTTATATGGCGAAGATGGGCGGGACTATCAATGTGCAGAATGTGGATCAGGGTGTGAGTTTTGTCCTCACTTTGCAACGAGGAAATCCGTAA